CTTTTTGTACGGTAAAACGGGGAGGGAATGAAGCTCCCATATCCTGGATGAAAAAATAACACCATTGCAAGTAAAAAGACGTTAGTGTTAAATCAAGTCAGGTGCGGGGGAATATCACTGCACACAAGTGCACAATGATACCATTGTTCTCCCCCCCGCCCCACATGTCATCAGCACATTCCCTCCCCACACTGATGCTGCTGGGTGCCAGCCCGTGTCAGGTATGCAGTGCAGGATTTCCTAGTATTGTTTCACGTTGAGGCTGCAGTGGCGTCCTACGCATGCTGTGTGCGTGCTCTCATTCACACTCACCGCCGTCATTCACACTCGCTGCTAAACGACCCATGACACGTGACGGCCGTCTATGTCATCGCTGTTTCCTCTGCCAAAGACAAGGTGATGATAAGGTCGAGGTGTGTGGGATAGTGTGTAGTTGTGTTTGTCTGAAGTAACACTGCACCTTCCACCCGTGTGGTCTCCTGATGGTGGCTTGTTCTGCCGTTGGATTCCACAGCACCCCCGTCTACAGACGCGTGATCGTCAGGAAAAGCTTAAGGATAAAGAACGACGACACAGCAGCTGATGCTTACCTCGCGTCTCCCGCCTCTTCCAGAAGTCTGGAAAAAACATAATCATAAGTCAAATCTTCGTGAAAGCTCAACTGTGTGACATCTCTTCATGAAGAGGAGCACACAGCAAACATGGGTGGATACCAACCTGCTTCCCATGGGTTGGATTCTATAGGAGcaaaaaacaatcacaaatCAACTGTTGACCACATAGCATCACATCACATAGATCACTTCCCATCTGTGATGCGTACCTTTTTGGAAGAACCACAAGCCTGCATGAAAAGAAGACAGATatcaaaacataaaacaagcACGTCAAATCAAgtcagtaagtaagtaagtgtgCCCCCACGCCCAGTAGGCCGCAGTGGGACTGTGGTTTCCCCCACAGGAGGATAATTACAGGAAGTCATCCATCTACGGTaattaaaacatacaaaaaaaagacaacagttgtcttgcacactggaagggggcATAGGGGAGGCGTATTGGGAGGGGGAAGACTCAATAATGAGGGCGAGCGGTGTTTTTTCCTCCCACTCACCCCCCTGTGATTGAGGCGGATTGAGGCGTTTCTGAAACATTGGACACGCCCCTAAGCAGGCTGAGAAAGCAGTGTGTGAAGTTCCAGTGTGCACACAGGCAGACACCAACACACCTacaaaaaaatcaccaaaaatCCCGACAAACTTAAATTTAACTCGTATGAAAACTCACCAAAGTTGCAAGTGGTCGGGCCCAGTGAAAACTGTGTTCCTACAAACATGAACCACATAACTCGCTCAGCAGTGCCCCCTACAGTATGTACTTTTCCCAAATGAACCCTTGCCACCAGCTTCACGGATCATCACTGATTCAGTCATGACAGGATGCTCATGAAAGCGCCAAGAAGCCATGTTTACAAACGTACATGACGACCGGGGGTCCTATTTGATGAACCCCTCCTAGGGACTTCCACCAAACCAGCCCCAAATGAAGACATAGCTGCTGGACAGATGGAGGACGACAAATTGTGAAGCATTTTACCCCACGCCATGGGCTGGGGGCGTGGCATGCTAACAAACTTTGCCGGTCAGTCTGACGATTGGCCACAAAAATGATGGAGTTGACGCCCTGAAGCTATGCATCGGTCACTTCTGGGTCAGTCACAGCGCCACCCGCTCGTGTGGATGTTCTGAGTTTCTGCCATGATGATGACGGTAGAGTTTGTGCAACCTCAGGGCCCTGTTTGTTGTGAAAAACGGTACTTATGATGGTTTTGACGTCTCACCTGTTCTACACTTGTGCAAGAGCACCAGCAGCACCACTGCCGTCACCAGACAGATGAACACTGTCAGTCCTGCGTTGAACTTCATGCCGTCTCCGCTCACTGTGGAAACACAGGCAAGTTTTCTGCTCGTCCTGATGAGTCCTTCCACCCGACTTTTGTTTGCGATAGCTCACCAGTGAGGAATGGGTTTGGAGTAGACCGACTGGCCTTTCTGCTTACTGGATTCTGCAGCTCGCAGCTGATGTCGCCTGCTCTTGAACTGTCCTGAGAGGTTTTcgcatttagcatttttaaacGCGACATCGTTCAGTTTGCAGCAAAGCACCTTTCGAATCCTGTACTCCTTCGACGAGTTGCTTTCCACGGAATGGCCAAACTTCCAGGTGTAGGTCACGGGCTCGGCGTCTGCGGTGTTGGCGGCACATGTCAAAGTGCACGTTGTCAGCTCAGCATCACAGGACGTGAAGACAGCGGGCTCGGGGACGGACGCTAACAGAGAAACAGAGCGTCATCTTCATTTCTCCAACAAGGAACAGGGAGCGTGTGTGGCTTGTCCACTTACAGAGAACTAGGAGATGAGCTGGCGTGGTGGTGACATAGTTGATCTCAGGCGTGTATCTCCCGCTGTCATCCTGCGTCAGCCCCACGATGGTCAACTCCCCGCTGGCGTGGTTCAGCGTAGCGCGAGCTTTACGAACAATAAGTTGAGCATTCCTCTTCGACGCCTGTCTGTGCCTTCAAATGTGATTCAATACCTTTGAACTGACGATACCCCTCCGTGCTTCCACCCTCCCACTGGATGGCAATGTCATCTCCGTGCTTCCACATGATGCTGGTGAAGGGGCCGGCCTCAGGGGCCGCATCTGGCCTGAGGACCACTTCATCGCCCACCTTTTTGTAAATGGTTGACCCTGAAAGGAGGCACACGTGTCACCAACATCCggggctgtgtctcaaatagaATACCTCCATCAGTAAGTATACTGTGTCTGTCGTTCTTcctctttgtttttattgggaATTGCAGCCCCTCCCCTTCCACTACTCTTTGAGGGCGGTTATCCATCAGGACACTCACCGTTTGGGGCGTGTTGAGTACATCATCCGGGTACTGACGTCGCACTGCATTTGGCAGGACAGGTGAGAGCACTTACGCACTGACAATGCTAGGAAGTGCGCGAATTGAGACGCGGCTAAGTTCATGACCTTTTCACAAGATGCCAGGGTCATATCACGTCTGCACAGGTTCGAAGCTTTCCGACCCTTTTTGTGCTCTGCTCTTCTTTAAATAGAAGATGCTCACTTTTTCGTTGAACTTCACTTAGGCTCCCGTTGTTACATTTCTAGCTCGGTAAGTGGCCAATGTAAAACTAACGTTGTCCGCGACTTTATAATGACATAAACCCTCTGAAACAAACTACAGTAAACACGTCGGTTCCCCAAACCGTACGTTCCAACTGGTTTAAAAGAGTTGAAAAACAAATGTACTGTACCAGTGCAGCAACCGGTTAAGATGACGGAGATAACCGCCAGCCACGCCTGCATCTTCCTCGACACTTCGGCCAAGCTGGGGAACATAGCAGCTATTAAAGCAGTACATTTAATCCTAAAAACTATTGAGTTTTAATGTTTTAGATACTCACCTTGGAAGTGATGAAGAACTTTTTGTTTCCGGAAACCGGTGCTGTGGCAAACACCTCCCGCCCAAcaacacacttaaaaaaaacacttcacgAGACGCGTTAAATGAAAAGTACAGCTTAATTAGCAACAACGACAGAAATCACATAAataattttgacttcatttaaaatgtttaaaaggcaagtctgattgtttttttctggaaaattcgTAGTCCTCAAGTTAGGTTTTCAGGAAAACCGGTGAAATGACGTCATACTTTTGAAGATAACTTTATTGACAAAGACACTCAAACAAACTGGCATGTCCATATGCTCgcaaaaataaagaacaaaaaggcGTAATGTAACGACAAAAAGCTGACACGTGAACACTAATAACACTCCATTTGGTACTTACTCATCTTTAATCTCTCTGCTTATTTTAACTTATGTCATTttctattcattcattcaaacttTTTGATGTTATGTTACGTTACGTTGACTAGAAACTGGTGTTCTTGGACACAGTGGGGCATTGGGGGCAAAAGTCAAAGGATTTAGAATGACAGCCACTATAGATTTTGCTTTTGttgatattctgactttttttctcgtaaatttacaactctaGTCTCGAAAACTCTGATTTGTCTTTCTCAGTGTGGCCCTCATACTCTGTTGtaaagttttgttttgtttctcataatattatgactcaaaaaatgtattttttctttaatatttcaactctatgctgttaaaatgtcattttctcaGACAGTATCACAAGTTTACTGTCgtgaaaatgtaacttttttctcttaatatgttgatGTTATTCaggtaaaattacagccgtttttttcaatttctgctgctttttttttttttttttttttaattttccaacaactttctttttgtaaatttctttcttgtgatattatgcatttattaacatcatagtttgactttattcttgtaatattacaacttttcccccaacctcattttaaacaaaaaaattcaactttattcttagttttgtttgtttctcatccttttttagcaaaaatatttcaaattcgTGCTACTAAAGCGACATTATTCTTCCCCGTGTTGTTTTCCtcgttagatgacaacttttttctcttaatattttgagattattcttgtaaaattattgctgattttttaaactaccagcaaacattgtgtgcatttgttttttactttgtcaaaattcaataaaaatatttctcataaaaaaaaattattgctgatttttcatttttgctgttgtagttttttttttttttttttagttttcttgtcaaattccatttttagacTGTCCGCACTTTAGACATCCCTATTTAAGCCCTGCTTATTTCTTACTATTCCAACGGTTCCGTGGCTCCATTTGGATATGTGCAGATTGTCTTTTGCTTTCATGAACGTGACATCAGTCGCATTTTCACGCGCTGTGTGCAGCCTCCATGTCGGCCGGGCTCAGAGGCTCCAGCTGCAGCCAGAGGCCGCCCTCGGCACGCAGCACGAGCTGGGGAAGACGGCGAACCTCTTCAGAGCCAGATTTGGGGTTCACGCCTGTGCTCAGGCGGAACCTGTGCAGGGTCAATGCCACGACAACACGGAGCTCCGCTAGTGCAAACTTCTGACCGATGCAGTTCCTGCAAACACACCTCGTTACCACACGAGCGTAGAAAGGTGCAGAGGAGATCTTGACGAAGCAGCACCTGGGGCCTGAGGAGAAGGGAATAAAGGCGTGGGAGGAGCGACTCTCGTGGCTGACGCCTTCAAACCGCTGAGGACGGAACTCCTGGTCCAGACGACACAGCCTCAGTCAAAGACGACACATTTACTGTACGACGGCGTGATAAAGAAAGGTGTTTTCACCGCGTACATGTGGATCGGTCCATACGTCGGGGTTGTGGTGTGTCCCGTAAATGCTCACCAAACAGATGGCACCTGGCGGAGGTAGAAGGTGTAGGAGGACCAAAAATAACTCACTGTTTGTGACTAGTGTGGCCTCACCCTTTGGTACGGTCCGGTTCCCCGGCAGTGGCATGTCTTGGGTGTACGTCCTGGTTACGGCCTGCACCGGCGAGTGGAGCCTCAGCGCCTCCTTGATGCACATGGTGGTGAAAGGAAGGTTGGCCAGGTCGTCCCTGTGTAAGGACGTTGGACATCAGGTTAAACTCCACGGTATGTGCTTGGAAGCTTCAAGGTGTGTTCTTCTAACCACTCTATTCCCTGGTGCTGGTGCCCCCCCATCAGCTCCAGCACCTCCCTCCTGCATTTGTCTTGGAAGTGTGGGTGGCGTGCTAGATTGTACAGCGTCCAGCAAATAGCGCTGGCCGTGGTGTCGTGACCTGCAAAGGAAGGCGCTCGTGGTCGATTGTGACGGGTTGTTGACTTGCGCGCCTCACCTGCAAACATGAAGGTGTTGGCCTCAGCTTCGATCTCCTCGTCTGCCAAACCGCGTCCGTCTCCGTCCTGCAACGTGCATCAATCAGCATCTTGGTCATGTCATGCTCCTTGCGTGTCTGCGTCACGATGCGGTGGAAACCTTGGAGAGCAGGATGATGTCCACAAAATCCCTTTTCCCGGGCGGGGCGGAGGTGGAATCAGACCGGTTGATGAGCGCACGGCGCCTCTGAACCACTTCCCTCGTGAAACTGCAGGAGGTCACCATGTCACCGTGTGGTATTTGTACGCCAAACGTCTGcgcgtgcgtgagtgtgttACCTGTGCACAACGTTTAAAGCCCTCCTAAAGCGCTTCCCCTGCCGCGTCTGCCAGTAAACCCAGTCCCAGTGATGCAGGATGTTCTGGCGCCGCTCGATGAGGAGGTCACCCAGCTCCACGATGGCGGACACGTACTCACTGCGGGACCTGCAGAGACATGGAGGTTTCACGCAACcacggggtgtgtgtgtgtgtgtgtgtgtgtgtgtgtgggggggggggggttcagtGGGGGACATGTGGAGGGGGCGCATCCTCACTCCTGGCAGTTGCTGCTGTAACTGAAGGCGCACTTCAGCAAACTGTCCAAAGTCATCAGCGTGACGTGGTCGAATATCTCCACGGTGGTGCGACCCTCCGCCGCCAGACGTCGCCACTTTTCCTGCGGGAAAGGGAAACGCACCCCCTGTTTCTTCAAGGTTCCCCTCTGGTCAACACGTTCATACGTTGTCTCAAACGGAATACAGTGGAATCCCGTACACTCACATGGATGCtcgtagttaatgaggaaccccaaccccaaccactactcatgagttcctcagtaactgccGTATTTTTGTGTATCTTACTGTAAAGTGAGAcccgttttttttctccaaaaataggccatttCATTCACCTTGAGTGGTAATATCTAGATAAATGCGTGATAAAACGggtgaaatgtacagcatacatgcaccaGCGTTCAGAtgtcgcactttgttcagccgCTATTGAACGCACCAAAGTTAAAATGGCAACACCAAAGTGATTCTTCGacgaagtacagtacagtaatccctcgtttatcatagttaattggttccaaacccgactgtgatcagtgaatttgaatacatggaatactttcatagttagagcacagaaaacctgtttatgacctccttaatatgtttttaacattaatagagacctctagatatgaaataacaccccatcacccaatatagcagacataataagagaaaataagacataagacttagaaaacctgtttatgacctcctaaatatgtttttttaacattaatagagacCTCTaggtatgaaataacacccctatcacccaatatagcagacacaataacaaaaaataagacatataagacttacaaaacctgtttatgacctcctaaatatgtttttttttaacattaatagagacctctagatatgaaataacacccctatcacccaatatagcagacataataagaaaaaataagacatataagacttagaaaacctgtttatgacctcctaaatatgttttttgacattaatagagacctctagatatgaaataacaccccatcacccaatatagcagacataataagacaaaataagacttagaaaacctgtttatgactttctaaatatgttttttaacattaatagagacCTCCAGatacgaaataacacccctatcacccaatatagcagacataataagaaaaaataagacatataagacttacaaaacctgtttatgacctcctaaatatgttttttttaacattaatagagacctctagatatgaaatcaCACCCCTATCACCCaaaatagcagacataataagaaaaaataagacatataagactttgaaaacctgtttgacattctaaatatgttttttttaacattaatagagacCTCTAGatacgaaataacacccctatcacacaatatagcagacataataagaaaaaataagacatataagacttagaaaacctgtttatgacctcctaaatatgttttttaaacattaatagagacctctagatatgaaataacaccccatcacccaatatagcagacataataagagaaaataagacttagaaaacctgtttatgacctcctaaatatgtttttctaaACATTAATAGAGAcatctagatatgaaataacaccccatcacccaatatagcagacataataagacaaaataagactcagaaaacctgtttatgacctcctaaatatgtttttctaaACATTAATAGAGAtatctagatatgaaataacacccctatcacccaatatagcagacataataagacttagaaaacctgtttatgactttctaaatatgttttttaacattaatagagacCTCtcgatatgaaataacacccctatcacCCAATATTGTACAcacaataagaaaaaataagacatataagacttagaaaacctgtttatgacctcctaaatatgtttttttaacattaatagagacctctagatatgaaataacaccccatcacccaatatagtagacacaataagaaaaaataagacatataagacttagaaaacctgtttatgacctcctaaatgttttttttaacattaatagagacctctagatatgaaataacaccccatcgcccaatatcgtagacataataagcaaAAAtccgccatttaagacataaatatgactcatgcttgtgtgcgtTGCTG
Above is a genomic segment from Dunckerocampus dactyliophorus isolate RoL2022-P2 chromosome 1, RoL_Ddac_1.1, whole genome shotgun sequence containing:
- the LOC129180232 gene encoding cytochrome P450 4F3 isoform X8, yielding MSSYLTVVFVSARARMSLLLSALSWAGPCQVLLVAGAGLVSVVTVWTARLLLQHARFTQRLSCFSKPHADSWLIGHLGQMQSTEEGLLQVDELVRTHKHSCSWFLGPFYHLVRLFHPDFTKPLLLAPAGITLKDELIYGHLRPWLGQSLLLSNGEAWARRRRLLTPAFHFDILRNYVATFNTSADTMHEKWRRLAAEGRTTVEIFDHVTLMTLDSLLKCAFSYSSNCQESRSEYVSAIVELGDLLIERRQNILHHWDWVYWQTRQGKRFRRALNVVHSFTREVVQRRRALINRSDSTSAPPGKRDFVDIILLSKDGDGRGLADEEIEAEANTFMFAGHDTTASAICWTLYNLARHPHFQDKCRREVLELMGGHQHQGIEWDDLANLPFTTMCIKEALRLHSPVQAVTRTYTQDMPLPGNRTVPKGAICLVSIYGTHHNPDVWTDPHEFRPQRFEGVSHESRSSHAFIPFSSGPRNCIGQKFALAELRVVVALTLHRFRLSTGVNPKSGSEEVRRLPQLVLRAEGGLWLQLEPLSPADMEAAHSA
- the LOC129180232 gene encoding cytochrome P450 4F3 isoform X3; this translates as MSLLLSALSWAGPCQVLLVAGAGLVSVVTVWTARLLLQHARFTQRLSCFSKPHADSWLIGHLGQMQSTEEGLLQVDELVRTHKHSCSWFLGPFYHLVRLFHPDFTKPLLLAPAGITLKDELIYGHLRPWLGQSLLLSNGEAWARRRRLLTPAFHFDILRNYVATFNTSADTMHEKWRRLAAEGRTTVEIFDHVTLMTLDSLLKCAFSYSSNCQESRSEYVSAIVELGDLLIERRQNILHHWDWVYWQTRQGKRFRRALNVVHSFTREVVQRRRALINRSDSTSAPPGKRDFVDIILLSKDGDGRGLADEEIEAEANTFMFAGEARKSTTRHNRPRAPSFAGHDTTASAICWTLYNLARHPHFQDKCRREVLELMGGHQHQGIEWDDLANLPFTTMCIKEALRLHSPVQAVTRTYTQDMPLPGNRTVPKGEATLVTNSELFLVLLHLLPPPGAICLVSIYGTHHNPDVWTDPHEFRPQRFEGVSHESRSSHAFIPFSSGPRCCFVKISSAPFYARVVTRCVCRNCIGQKFALAELRVVVALTLHRFRLSTGVNPKSGSEEVRRLPQLVLRAEGGLWLQLEPLSPADMEAAHSA
- the LOC129180232 gene encoding cytochrome P450 4F3 isoform X5, giving the protein MSSYLTVVFVSARARMSLLLSALSWAGPCQVLLVAGAGLVSVVTVWTARLLLQHARFTQRLSCFSKPHADSWLIGHLGQMQSTEEGLLQVDELVRTHKHSCSWFLGPFYHLVRLFHPDFTKPLLLAPAGITLKDELIYGHLRPWLGQSLLLSNGEAWARRRRLLTPAFHFDILRNYVATFNTSADTMHEKWRRLAAEGRTTVEIFDHVTLMTLDSLLKCAFSYSSNCQESRSEYVSAIVELGDLLIERRQNILHHWDWVYWQTRQGKRFRRALNVVHSFTREVVQRRRALINRSDSTSAPPGKRDFVDIILLSKDGDGRGLADEEIEAEANTFMFAGEARKSTTRHNRPRAPSFAGHDTTASAICWTLYNLARHPHFQDKCRREVLELMGGHQHQGIEWDDLANLPFTTMCIKEALRLHSPVQAVTRTYTQDMPLPGNRTVPKGEATLVTNSELFLVLLHLLPPPGAICLVSIYGTHHNPDVWTDPHEFRPQRFEGVSHESRSSHAFIPFSSGPRNCIGQKFALAELRVVVALTLHRFRLSTGVNPKSGSEEVRRLPQLVLRAEGGLWLQLEPLSPADMEAAHSA
- the LOC129180232 gene encoding cytochrome P450 4F3 isoform X1, whose protein sequence is MSSYLTVVFVSARARMSLLLSALSWAGPCQVLLVAGAGLVSVVTVWTARLLLQHARFTQRLSCFSKPHADSWLIGHLGQMQSTEEGLLQVDELVRTHKHSCSWFLGPFYHLVRLFHPDFTKPLLLAPAGITLKDELIYGHLRPWLGQSLLLSNGEAWARRRRLLTPAFHFDILRNYVATFNTSADTMHEKWRRLAAEGRTTVEIFDHVTLMTLDSLLKCAFSYSSNCQESRSEYVSAIVELGDLLIERRQNILHHWDWVYWQTRQGKRFRRALNVVHSFTREVVQRRRALINRSDSTSAPPGKRDFVDIILLSKDGDGRGLADEEIEAEANTFMFAGEARKSTTRHNRPRAPSFAGHDTTASAICWTLYNLARHPHFQDKCRREVLELMGGHQHQGIEWDDLANLPFTTMCIKEALRLHSPVQAVTRTYTQDMPLPGNRTVPKGEATLVTNSELFLVLLHLLPPPGAICLVSIYGTHHNPDVWTDPHEFRPQRFEGVSHESRSSHAFIPFSSGPRCCFVKISSAPFYARVVTRCVCRNCIGQKFALAELRVVVALTLHRFRLSTGVNPKSGSEEVRRLPQLVLRAEGGLWLQLEPLSPADMEAAHSA
- the LOC129180232 gene encoding cytochrome P450 4F3 isoform X7 is translated as MSSYLTVVFVSARARMSLLLSALSWAGPCQVLLVAGAGLVSVVTVWTARLLLQHARFTQRLSCFSKPHADSWLIGHLGQMQSTEEGLLQVDELVRTHKHSCSWFLGPFYHLVRLFHPDFTKPLLLAPAGITLKDELIYGHLRPWLGQSLLLSNGEAWARRRRLLTPAFHFDILRNYVATFNTSADTMHEKWRRLAAEGRTTVEIFDHVTLMTLDSLLKCAFSYSSNCQESRSEYVSAIVELGDLLIERRQNILHHWDWVYWQTRQGKRFRRALNVVHSFTREVVQRRRALINRSDSTSAPPGKRDFVDIILLSKDGDGRGLADEEIEAEANTFMFAGEARKSTTRHNRPRAPSFAGHDTTASAICWTLYNLARHPHFQDKCRREVLELMGGHQHQGIEWDDLANLPFTTMCIKEALRLHSPVQAVTRTYTQDMPLPGNRTVPKGAICLVSIYGTHHNPDVWTDPHEFRPQRFEGVSHESRSSHAFIPFSSGPRNCIGQKFALAELRVVVALTLHRFRLSTGVNPKSGSEEVRRLPQLVLRAEGGLWLQLEPLSPADMEAAHSA
- the LOC129180232 gene encoding cytochrome P450 4F3 isoform X2; translated protein: MCQGCAGNQYKMSLLLSALSWAGPCQVLLVAGAGLVSVVTVWTARLLLQHARFTQRLSCFSKPHADSWLIGHLGQMQSTEEGLLQVDELVRTHKHSCSWFLGPFYHLVRLFHPDFTKPLLLAPAGITLKDELIYGHLRPWLGQSLLLSNGEAWARRRRLLTPAFHFDILRNYVATFNTSADTMHEKWRRLAAEGRTTVEIFDHVTLMTLDSLLKCAFSYSSNCQESRSEYVSAIVELGDLLIERRQNILHHWDWVYWQTRQGKRFRRALNVVHSFTREVVQRRRALINRSDSTSAPPGKRDFVDIILLSKDGDGRGLADEEIEAEANTFMFAGEARKSTTRHNRPRAPSFAGHDTTASAICWTLYNLARHPHFQDKCRREVLELMGGHQHQGIEWDDLANLPFTTMCIKEALRLHSPVQAVTRTYTQDMPLPGNRTVPKGEATLVTNSELFLVLLHLLPPPGAICLVSIYGTHHNPDVWTDPHEFRPQRFEGVSHESRSSHAFIPFSSGPRCCFVKISSAPFYARVVTRCVCRNCIGQKFALAELRVVVALTLHRFRLSTGVNPKSGSEEVRRLPQLVLRAEGGLWLQLEPLSPADMEAAHSA
- the LOC129180232 gene encoding cytochrome P450 4F3 isoform X4, with the protein product MSSYLTVVFVSARARMSLLLSALSWAGPCQVLLVAGAGLVSVVTVWTARLLLQHARFTQRLSCFSKPHADSWLIGHLGQMQSTEEGLLQVDELVRTHKHSCSWFLGPFYHLVRLFHPDFTKPLLLAPAGITLKDELIYGHLRPWLGQSLLLSNGEAWARRRRLLTPAFHFDILRNYVATFNTSADTMHEKWRRLAAEGRTTVEIFDHVTLMTLDSLLKCAFSYSSNCQESRSEYVSAIVELGDLLIERRQNILHHWDWVYWQTRQGKRFRRALNVVHSFTREVVQRRRALINRSDSTSAPPGKRDFVDIILLSKDGDGRGLADEEIEAEANTFMFAGHDTTASAICWTLYNLARHPHFQDKCRREVLELMGGHQHQGIEWDDLANLPFTTMCIKEALRLHSPVQAVTRTYTQDMPLPGNRTVPKGEATLVTNSELFLVLLHLLPPPGAICLVSIYGTHHNPDVWTDPHEFRPQRFEGVSHESRSSHAFIPFSSGPRCCFVKISSAPFYARVVTRCVCRNCIGQKFALAELRVVVALTLHRFRLSTGVNPKSGSEEVRRLPQLVLRAEGGLWLQLEPLSPADMEAAHSA
- the LOC129180318 gene encoding lymphocyte function-associated antigen 3-like isoform X2; its protein translation is MQAWLAVISVILTGCCTGSTIYKKVGDEVVLRPDAAPEAGPFTSIMWKHGDDIAIQWEGGSTEGYRQFKARATLNHASGELTIVGLTQDDSGRYTPEINYVTTTPAHLLVLSSVPEPAVFTSCDAELTTCTLTCAANTADAEPVTYTWKFGHSVESNSSKEYRIRKDSSRAGDISCELQNPVSRKASRSTPNPFLTVSGDGMKFNAGLTVFICLVTAVVLLVLLHKCRTGLWFFQKESNPWEADFWKRRETRDGGAVESNGRTSHHQETTRVEEETAMT
- the LOC129180232 gene encoding cytochrome P450 4F3 isoform X6 — encoded protein: MSSYLTVVFVSARARMSLLLSALSWAGPCQVLLVAGAGLVSVVTVWTARLLLQHARFTQRLSCFSKPHADSWLIGHLGQMQSTEEGLLQVDELVRTHKHSCSWFLGPFYHLVRLFHPDFTKPLLLAPAGITLKDELIYGHLRPWLGQSLLLSNGEAWARRRRLLTPAFHFDILRNYVATFNTSADTMHEKWRRLAAEGRTTVEIFDHVTLMTLDSLLKCAFSYSSNCQESRSEYVSAIVELGDLLIERRQNILHHWDWVYWQTRQGKRFRRALNVVHSFTREVVQRRRALINRSDSTSAPPGKRDFVDIILLSKDGDGRGLADEEIEAEANTFMFAGEARKSTTRHNRPRAPSFAGHDTTASAICWTLYNLARHPHFQDKCRREVLELMGGHQHQGIEWDDLANLPFTTMCIKEALRLHSPVQAVTRTYTQDMPLPGNRTVPKGAICLVSIYGTHHNPDVWTDPHEFRPQRFEGVSHESRSSHAFIPFSSGPRCCFVKISSAPFYARVVTRCVCRNCIGQKFALAELRVVVALTLHRFRLSTGVNPKSGSEEVRRLPQLVLRAEGGLWLQLEPLSPADMEAAHSA
- the LOC129180318 gene encoding lymphocyte function-associated antigen 3-like isoform X1; translated protein: MFPSLAEVSRKMQAWLAVISVILTGCCTGSTIYKKVGDEVVLRPDAAPEAGPFTSIMWKHGDDIAIQWEGGSTEGYRQFKARATLNHASGELTIVGLTQDDSGRYTPEINYVTTTPAHLLVLSSVPEPAVFTSCDAELTTCTLTCAANTADAEPVTYTWKFGHSVESNSSKEYRIRKDSSRAGDISCELQNPVSRKASRSTPNPFLTVSGDGMKFNAGLTVFICLVTAVVLLVLLHKCRTGLWFFQKESNPWEADFWKRRETRDGGAVESNGRTSHHQETTRVEEETAMT